One window of the Alphaproteobacteria bacterium genome contains the following:
- a CDS encoding shikimate kinase: protein MATMGHSTWCTFRFQTTPAKPPAVIEHMAQKKRGRGQIKPPSRPLVLVGLMGVGKTTVGRRLARRMSIPFVDADSEIEKAAGCSISDIFEFHGEATFREGERRVIKRILDGPPKVVSTGGGAFIDPETRARIRSKALSIWLRADLETILKRVKRNSNRPLLTGSDDPGTTLRRLMAERDPIYAEADLVVDSGDTAIDKVVDTILDALRDHLLENPHSRAPQ from the coding sequence ATGGCGACGATGGGGCATTCTACTTGGTGCACATTTCGCTTTCAAACCACTCCGGCAAAACCACCGGCGGTTATCGAACACATGGCACAGAAAAAACGGGGGCGTGGGCAAATCAAACCGCCCTCTCGGCCCTTGGTATTGGTGGGTCTGATGGGCGTGGGTAAGACCACTGTAGGGCGGCGGTTGGCCCGGCGAATGAGCATTCCCTTTGTCGACGCCGACTCCGAGATAGAGAAAGCAGCAGGGTGCTCGATCAGCGACATTTTTGAATTTCACGGCGAGGCAACCTTCCGTGAAGGCGAACGCCGTGTCATCAAACGCATTCTGGACGGCCCGCCGAAGGTTGTTTCGACGGGCGGCGGCGCCTTCATCGACCCCGAAACAAGAGCGCGCATACGAAGCAAGGCATTGTCGATATGGCTTCGTGCCGACCTTGAGACAATTCTGAAGCGCGTCAAAAGAAACAGTAATCGCCCTCTATTGACGGGGTCGGACGATCCTGGCACGACGCTCCGTAGGCTCATGGCCGAACGAGACCCTATCTACGCGGAGGCCGATTTGGTTGTCGATAGCGGCGACACCGCGATCGACAAGGTCGTCGATACCATTCTGGACGCGCTGCGCGACCATCTACTGGAAAACCCTCACTCGAGAGCTCCCCAATGA
- the aroB gene encoding 3-dehydroquinate synthase, producing the protein MTIEETVQVGLPGRRYDILIGRAVIAGAGATIAAATGALKCVIVTDETVASFYLAALKASCESAGMNSQAIVLPPGESTKDFGHLERVIGAMLDAEIERSDVVIALGGGVIGDLAGFAASILRRGVAVAQIPTTLLSQVDSSVGGKTGINTGHGKNLVGTFHQPSLVLIDLDTLDTLPDRQMRAGYAEVAKYGLIADADFFDWLEVNGAAVLERNPEAIRYAVAVSCRTKAAIVESDERETRGARALLNLGHTFGHAIEATAGFDGRVLHGEAVSAGIVMAAHLSSDRSFTDTDRVRDHLSSIGLPVSLKDLGIEATASSLYAHMAQDKKVRAGKLTFVLIDKIGQASLANNIARESVISALHACGAT; encoded by the coding sequence ATGACGATCGAAGAAACGGTCCAAGTCGGATTACCGGGCCGTCGCTACGACATCCTGATTGGGCGCGCGGTCATAGCCGGAGCAGGCGCCACGATTGCGGCGGCGACGGGCGCGCTCAAATGCGTGATTGTCACGGACGAAACCGTCGCTTCATTTTACCTCGCCGCACTCAAGGCAAGCTGCGAGTCCGCGGGGATGAACTCGCAGGCCATTGTTCTGCCGCCAGGCGAGTCGACGAAGGACTTCGGCCACCTCGAACGTGTAATCGGCGCGATGCTGGATGCCGAGATTGAGCGCAGCGACGTGGTCATCGCACTTGGTGGCGGCGTTATCGGCGATCTCGCCGGCTTTGCGGCAAGCATCCTGCGCCGGGGTGTCGCCGTTGCTCAAATTCCAACGACATTATTGTCTCAAGTAGACAGTTCGGTCGGCGGCAAGACGGGCATCAATACGGGGCATGGTAAGAACCTTGTCGGCACATTCCATCAGCCCTCACTGGTCTTGATCGATTTGGACACGCTCGACACGCTTCCAGATCGCCAAATGCGGGCGGGGTATGCAGAAGTTGCCAAGTACGGACTTATTGCAGACGCCGATTTCTTCGATTGGCTCGAAGTGAACGGTGCGGCCGTCCTTGAGCGCAATCCCGAAGCAATTCGGTACGCGGTCGCCGTGAGTTGCAGAACGAAGGCCGCAATCGTCGAATCGGATGAACGGGAGACGCGCGGCGCCCGCGCCCTGCTCAACCTTGGCCACACCTTCGGCCATGCGATCGAAGCGACCGCCGGCTTCGATGGGCGCGTCTTGCACGGTGAAGCCGTTTCTGCGGGTATTGTGATGGCTGCGCACCTCTCAAGTGATAGAAGCTTTACCGACACAGATCGCGTGCGAGACCACTTGTCGTCGATCGGCCTGCCCGTCAGTTTGAAGGATCTCGGCATAGAGGCGACAGCCTCAAGCCTGTACGCTCACATGGCCCAGGACAAGAAAGTTCGGGCAGGCAAACTCACATTCGTCCTCATCGACAAGATCGGGCAGGCTTCATTAGCAAACAACATCGCTCGCGAGAGCGTCATTTCAGCGCTGCACGCCTGCGGCGCGACTTAA
- a CDS encoding site-specific tyrosine recombinase XerD: protein MAEEAPTETLIERFLEMISAERGASPRTLLAYGKDLTHLADYLIREKCSAVGCDGVLLRRYVSTLGARGLAPTTVARKISTLRQFFKFLVVDGVRVDDPSRVLDPPRRGRSLPRVLAAAEVESLLLQVRRMTGPEGARATALLELLYASGLRVSELVGLPLSSLDLDAGLVLVRGKGDRERYIPVGNSALAALRAYLERRREFLSADKASPWLFPSRANPGHLSRQRFAQILDELAVKAGVDPRRVSPHVLRHAFASHLLANGADLRSVQQMLGHADISTTQIYTHVLEERLRQTVVDHHPLSKGAETVG, encoded by the coding sequence ATGGCGGAAGAGGCCCCAACCGAAACCTTGATCGAGCGGTTTCTCGAGATGATCTCGGCCGAGCGCGGTGCTTCCCCGAGAACGCTGTTGGCCTACGGCAAGGATCTGACCCACCTCGCCGACTATCTCATTCGCGAAAAATGTAGTGCTGTTGGGTGTGACGGTGTGCTGTTGCGGCGTTACGTCTCGACTCTGGGTGCCCGCGGTTTGGCGCCCACAACAGTTGCCAGAAAAATTTCGACGCTACGCCAGTTCTTCAAGTTCTTGGTCGTAGACGGCGTTCGTGTCGACGACCCCAGCCGTGTCCTTGACCCGCCGCGCCGTGGGCGATCGTTGCCACGGGTTTTGGCTGCAGCAGAAGTCGAATCGTTGCTACTCCAGGTTCGTCGGATGACCGGGCCTGAGGGGGCGAGGGCCACGGCGTTATTGGAGCTGCTGTACGCTTCCGGTCTTCGCGTGAGCGAATTGGTCGGCCTTCCCCTCTCTAGTCTCGACCTAGACGCCGGGTTGGTTCTAGTCCGGGGTAAGGGCGACCGGGAACGATATATTCCCGTCGGCAATTCAGCTTTGGCCGCATTGCGCGCCTACCTTGAGCGACGCCGCGAGTTCCTATCCGCCGACAAGGCGTCGCCCTGGCTGTTCCCCTCCCGCGCCAACCCCGGCCACTTGAGTCGGCAACGGTTCGCACAGATCCTCGATGAACTCGCGGTGAAGGCTGGCGTCGATCCGAGACGGGTTTCGCCGCATGTGCTGCGCCACGCATTCGCGTCCCATTTGCTCGCAAATGGTGCGGATTTACGCTCCGTCCAGCAGATGCTTGGACACGCCGACATTTCTACGACACAAATCTACACCCATGTCCTCGAAGAGCGTCTCCGGCAGACCGTGGTGGACCATCACCCGCTGTCCAAGGGCGCGGAGACGGTAGGCTGA